The following coding sequences are from one Odocoileus virginianus isolate 20LAN1187 ecotype Illinois chromosome 7, Ovbor_1.2, whole genome shotgun sequence window:
- the SLF2 gene encoding SMC5-SMC6 complex localization factor protein 2 isoform X4: MTRRCMPARPGFPSSPAPGSSPPRCHLRPGSTVPAAAGKKTESPGDRYRAEGLRRGRVAGARV, translated from the coding sequence ATGACAAGGCGCTGCATGCCCGCTAGGCCAGGTTTCCCCTCATCCCCAGCCCCGGGGTCGTCGCCCCCGCGCTGCCATCTGAGACCCGGTAGTACCGTCCCTGCTGCAGcgggaaagaaaacagagagtccTGGGGACAGGTACCGTGCAGAGGGCTTGAGAAGGGGCCGGGTCGCGGGGGCAAGGGTATGA